Proteins encoded in a region of the Sander lucioperca isolate FBNREF2018 chromosome 18, SLUC_FBN_1.2, whole genome shotgun sequence genome:
- the pgfb gene encoding placenta growth factor isoform X1 — protein sequence MSWKFPVSRPIFFSFLSSLALLLDCFIECTGGHQPLSTRRHREMKLGLVIQTAVALYLLLSPAQSLPLSSITNTTEVLMFQEVWGRSFCRTIEKLVEVVQEYPTEVEHIYSPACVPLVRCAGCCGDENLECHPTHTTNVTMQLLKIRPSEPGQEYVEMTFMEHQTCECRVRKPIVKVERKRQRGRGRKRKDRQKTKECDRCQNPRR from the exons ATGAGTTGGAAATTCCCGGTCAGTAGGcctatctttttttcttttctgagtAGTTTGGCCCTTTTGTTGGATTGTTTTATTGAGTGTACCGGGGGCCATCAACCTCTCTCCACTCGCAGACATCGCGAAATGAAACTCGGTCTTGTCATCCAGACTGCGGTGGCGCTTTATCTGCTGCTCTCACCTGCACAG AGTCTTCCCTTGTCAAGCATAACCAATACAACTGAAG TGTTGATGTTCCAAGAAGTGTGGGGCCGCAGCTTCTGCCGGACCATTGAGAAGCTGGTGGAGGTGGTGCAGGAGTACCCGACAGAGGTGGAGCACATCTACAGCCCCGCCTGTGTGCCGCTGGTGAGGTGTGCAGGTTGCTGTGGGGACGAAAACCTGGAGTGCCATCCCACCCACACCACAAACGTCACCATGCAG CTGTTGAAAATCAGGCCATCAGAGCCAGGTCAAGAATATGTTGAGATGACGTTTATGGAGCATCAGACATGTGAATGTAG AGTCAGGAAACCTATTGTGAAGGTTGAAAG GAAAAggcaaagaggaagaggaagaaaaagaaaggacagacaaaaaacaaaagaatgtgACAG GTGCCAGAACCCTCGCAGGTAA
- the pgfb gene encoding placenta growth factor isoform X2 — protein MSWKFPVSRPIFFSFLSSLALLLDCFIECTGGHQPLSTRRHREMKLGLVIQTAVALYLLLSPAQSLPLSSITNTTEVLMFQEVWGRSFCRTIEKLVEVVQEYPTEVEHIYSPACVPLVRCAGCCGDENLECHPTHTTNVTMQLLKIRPSEPGQEYVEMTFMEHQTCE, from the exons ATGAGTTGGAAATTCCCGGTCAGTAGGcctatctttttttcttttctgagtAGTTTGGCCCTTTTGTTGGATTGTTTTATTGAGTGTACCGGGGGCCATCAACCTCTCTCCACTCGCAGACATCGCGAAATGAAACTCGGTCTTGTCATCCAGACTGCGGTGGCGCTTTATCTGCTGCTCTCACCTGCACAG AGTCTTCCCTTGTCAAGCATAACCAATACAACTGAAG TGTTGATGTTCCAAGAAGTGTGGGGCCGCAGCTTCTGCCGGACCATTGAGAAGCTGGTGGAGGTGGTGCAGGAGTACCCGACAGAGGTGGAGCACATCTACAGCCCCGCCTGTGTGCCGCTGGTGAGGTGTGCAGGTTGCTGTGGGGACGAAAACCTGGAGTGCCATCCCACCCACACCACAAACGTCACCATGCAG CTGTTGAAAATCAGGCCATCAGAGCCAGGTCAAGAATATGTTGAGATGACGTTTATGGAGCATCAGACATGTGAAT AG
- the pgfb gene encoding placenta growth factor isoform X3: MSLPLSSITNTTEVLMFQEVWGRSFCRTIEKLVEVVQEYPTEVEHIYSPACVPLVRCAGCCGDENLECHPTHTTNVTMQLLKIRPSEPGQEYVEMTFMEHQTCECRVRKPIVKVERKRQRGRGRKRKDRQKTKECDRCQNPRR, from the exons ATG AGTCTTCCCTTGTCAAGCATAACCAATACAACTGAAG TGTTGATGTTCCAAGAAGTGTGGGGCCGCAGCTTCTGCCGGACCATTGAGAAGCTGGTGGAGGTGGTGCAGGAGTACCCGACAGAGGTGGAGCACATCTACAGCCCCGCCTGTGTGCCGCTGGTGAGGTGTGCAGGTTGCTGTGGGGACGAAAACCTGGAGTGCCATCCCACCCACACCACAAACGTCACCATGCAG CTGTTGAAAATCAGGCCATCAGAGCCAGGTCAAGAATATGTTGAGATGACGTTTATGGAGCATCAGACATGTGAATGTAG AGTCAGGAAACCTATTGTGAAGGTTGAAAG GAAAAggcaaagaggaagaggaagaaaaagaaaggacagacaaaaaacaaaagaatgtgACAG GTGCCAGAACCCTCGCAGGTAA